From the genome of Argentina anserina chromosome 4, drPotAnse1.1, whole genome shotgun sequence, one region includes:
- the LOC126789907 gene encoding kinesin-like protein KIN-10A translates to MAPTPSSTKSHHHHQTLTRTPQSRHRLQFPKPQTTPNPNNNNNPSLSGHPIEVLARIRDYPDSKDPPVLQINPEKQSIRVRADFGYRDFTLDGVSVSESDDLGEFYAQFVKSRIDSVKLGEKCTVMMYGPTGSGKSHTMFGCVKQPGIVYRSLKDILGNEEDDEGVVGRFVQVTVLEIYNEEIYDLLSGNGAAGGGGGFGFGWPKGNGSSSKVRLEVMGKKAKNATYISGNEAGKISKEIQKVEKRRIVKSTLCNERSSRSHCMIILDVPTVGGRLMLVDMAGSENIEQAGQLGFEAKMQTGKINQGNIALKRVVESIANGDSHVPFRDSKLTMLLQDSFEDDKTKILMVLCASPDPKEIHKTIATLEYGAKAKCIVRGPHTPIKDKAAMDDSSAVILGSRIAAMDEFILKLQKENKIKEKERNDAHKLLLKKEEEVAAMRTKLQSMEGKGSGSKEEEFNLKVNEVAQTLKQELERKLEECQRMANEFVELERRRMEERIWQQQQEVEMLRKRLEEIELELCRSGDGSGVESGRKDNDGTQFAKRLMGIYASDGAGMMKSMDMVKSMDLDMDDQEPFAGVVKYVGINCGVTGTYQSDSKSNQGFANQTHLNAIATDNNDSFAAKCADRVCLSTVFEEEEMEEEERKENVDVEEVEKEVIEEKRVCMVDGSSHTSNYSLGSLVALPHDNQPSRNAGEEDSKGGPDDRLVRIRNIFTLCGNYRELSQHITSPAPTLKPLASFKSESEKKVTELDVASKENYNPSNDGTEADSEVYVKWEASKENPGKFITTLRVVKDATLADLRKLIEIYLGADNQAFNFLVLGDPTGAAVPREKEATIQATKLPLCNGETNGYLACLRPLKGTQKIHSSPVQQLPLTPLPLSSLENRLPVTPTTCFTPQVEPSLGSTPFITVRKC, encoded by the exons ATGGCTCCGACGCCGTCCTCCACCAaatcccaccaccaccaccaaaccCTAACCCGAACCCCCCAATCCCGCCACCGCCTCCAATTCCCCAAACCCCAAACCACCCCAAaccccaacaacaacaacaacccaTCTCTTTCCGGCCACCCAATCGAAGTCCTCGCCCGAATCCGAGACTACCCAGATTCCAAAGACCCACCGGTTCTCCAAATCAACCCGGAAAAACAGAGCATCCGGGTCAGGGCCGACTTCGGGTACCGGGACTTCACCCTGGACGGCGTCTCGGTGTCGGAAAGCGACGATCTCGGCGAGTTCTACGCGCAGTTCGTGAAGTCGAGAATCGACAGCGTGAAGCTGGGTGAGAAATGTACGGTGATGATGTATGGGCCGACCGGGTCGGGTAAGAGTCACACGATGTTCGGGTGTGTGAAGCAGCCGGGGATTGTGTATAGGTCGTTGAAGGACATATTGGGTAATGAGGAGGATGATGAGGGTGTGGTGGGGAGGTTTGTGCAGGTTACGGTTTTGGAGATTTATAATGAGGAGATTTATGATCTGTTGAGTGGTAATGGGGCtgctggtggtggtggtgggttTGGGTTTGGCTGGCCTAAAGGGAATGGCTCTAGTTCTAAG GTTAGACTTGAAGTAATGGGAAAGAAGGCAAAGAATGCAACCTACATTTCCGGAAATGAAGCTGGAAAAATCTCGAAAGAAATTCAGAAAGTGGAGAAGCGAAGGATTGTGAAGAGTACCCTTTGCAATGAGAGAAGTTCTCGGAGCCATTGCATG ATAATTCTTGATGTCCCAACTGTGGGTGGTCGCTTGATGCTCGTTGATATGGCTGGTTCTGAAAATATCGAGCAAGCTGGACAACTTGGTTTTGAGGCAAAAATGCAG ACCGGAAAGATCAACCAAGGGAACATAGCACTAAAACGAGTGGTTGAATCCATTGCAAATGGTGATTCACATGTGCCCTTCAGAGACAGCAAGCTTACCATGCTTCTACAG GACTCCTTTGAAGATGACAAGACGAAAATTTTAATGGTTCTATGTGCAAGTCCAGATCCAAAGGAGATACACAAGACAATTGCCACCCTAGAGTATGGTGCAAAAGCCAAATGTATAGTCCGTGGTCCTCACACGCCAATTAAGGATAAAGCTGCGATGGACGATTCATCTGCTGTCATTTTAGGATCAAGGATTGCTGCCATGGATGAATTCATCCTGAAACTACAAAAGGAGAACaagataaaagaaaaggagcGAAATGATGCGCATAAGTTGCTactgaagaaagaagaagaggttGCTGCCATGAGAACCAAACTTCAGTCAATGGAAGGAAAGGGATCTGGATCAAAGGAGGAAGAATTTAACTTGAAGGTGAATGAAGTTGCCCAGACACTGAAACAGGAGTTGGAAAGGAAGTTGGAGGAGTGCCAGAGAATGGCCAATGAGTTTGTGGAATTGGAGAGGAGGAGAATGGAAGAAAGAATATGGCAACAGCAACAAGAAGTTGAGATGTTGAGGAAGAGATTGGAGGAAATTGAGTTGGAGCTGTGCCGCTCAGGTGATGGAAGTGGGGTGGAGAGTGGCCGAAAGGACAATGATGGAACCCAGTTTGCCAAAAGGTTGATGGGGATCTATGCCAGTGATGGTGCAGGGATGATGAAGTCAATGGACATGGTGAAATCCATGGATTTGGACATGGATGATCAAGAACCTTTTGCTGGAGTGGTGAAATATGTAGGTATTAACTGTGGGGTAACTGGGACATATCAATCTGACAGCAAAAGTAACCAAGGATTTGCAAATCAGACTCATTTAAATGCAATTGCTACAGATAATAATGATTCTTTTGCAGCAAAATGTGCTGACAGGGTATGCCTCAGCACTGTttttgaggaagaagaaatggaAGAGGAAGAACGCAAGGAGAACGTGGATGTTGAAGAAGTGGAGAAAGAAGTTATAGAGGAGAAGAGGGTGTGTATGGTTGATGGGTCTAGCCACACAAGTAATTATAGTCTGGGCTCCCTGGTAGCTTTACCTCATGATAATCAGCCAAGCAGAAATGCAGGGGAAGAAGATAGCAAGGGAGGACCTGATGACCGACTTGTTAGAATTCGCAACATATTTACACTCTGTGGGAACTATAGAGAGCTCTCTCAACATATCACAAGTCCAGCACCTACTCTGAAGCCACTTGCATCATTCAAATCAGAAAGTGAGAAGAAAGTGACAGAACTAGATGTGGCTTCCAAGGAGAACTACAACCCTTCAAATGATGGCACTGAAGCAGATAGCGAAGTGTATGTGAAGTGGGAGGCCTCTAAAGAAAATCCAGGGAAATTCATTACAACTCTTAGAGTCGTTAAAGATGCAACCCTTGCTGACCTGCGAAAGCTTATTGAAATCTATCTTGGTGCAGACAATCAAGCTTTCAACTTCCTCGTGCTTGGG GATCCAACTGGAGCTGCAGTACCTAGGGAGAAGGAAGCGACAATTCAGGCGACTAAGCTTCCTCTTTGCAATGGTGAAACCAATGGATACTTGGCTTGCCTGAGACCATTGAAGGGAACACAGAAAATACATAGCAGCCCAGTTCAGCAGCTTCCATTGACTCCTCTCCCCTTGAGCTCACTGGAGAACAGACTACCAGTCACCCCAACAACTTGCTTTACACCACAAGTAGAACCAAGCTTAGGTTCTACTCCTTTTATTACAGTCAGAAAATGCTAG